One genomic segment of Nocardia spumae includes these proteins:
- the alr gene encoding alanine racemase yields the protein MSSADPQVETVVDLDAIAHNVRILRAHAGDAAVMAVVKADAYNHGAVQVGRAALAAGATELGVTTIDEALELRAAGITAPILSWLNTSDADYAAAIAAGIEIGVSSTAHLRAVERAARATGASAIVTLKVDTGLNRNGVSAGEYPEVLTLLGRLVAEGVVRFRAMFSHLAHADQPRHPVIDVQRDRFVEAIATAKDHGLQPELVHLANSAATLTRPDLAFDMVRPGISVYGLNPVPDISDADLRPAMTFRARVALVKRVAQGEGVSYGHEWIAPHDTTVALIPAGYADGVPRGLGGRIALRIGDADYPNIGRVCMDQLVVDLGENPHRVREGDRAVLFGGAPGDPHAQQWADLMHTIHYEIVCSPRGRVVRGYSGQAGVV from the coding sequence GTGAGTAGCGCTGATCCGCAGGTGGAGACCGTCGTCGATCTGGATGCCATCGCGCACAACGTGCGGATATTGCGCGCACACGCAGGCGATGCCGCGGTCATGGCAGTGGTCAAGGCCGACGCGTACAACCATGGCGCGGTCCAGGTCGGGCGGGCCGCGCTCGCCGCGGGCGCCACCGAACTCGGCGTCACCACGATCGACGAGGCGCTGGAATTGCGCGCCGCCGGGATCACCGCGCCGATTCTGAGCTGGCTCAACACCTCCGATGCCGACTATGCCGCCGCGATCGCCGCCGGGATCGAGATCGGTGTGTCGTCGACCGCGCATCTACGGGCGGTGGAGCGCGCCGCTCGTGCGACCGGCGCCAGCGCGATCGTGACGCTGAAGGTCGACACCGGTCTCAATCGCAACGGCGTCTCCGCGGGGGAGTATCCGGAGGTGCTGACACTGCTGGGCCGACTCGTCGCCGAGGGCGTGGTCCGCTTCCGCGCGATGTTCTCCCACCTCGCCCACGCCGATCAGCCCAGACATCCGGTCATCGATGTACAGCGCGATCGCTTCGTCGAGGCCATCGCCACCGCCAAGGATCACGGTCTGCAGCCCGAACTGGTCCACCTGGCCAACTCGGCGGCCACTCTCACCCGTCCAGATCTGGCGTTCGACATGGTCCGGCCCGGTATCTCGGTGTACGGGCTCAACCCCGTTCCGGATATCTCCGACGCCGACCTGCGCCCGGCCATGACCTTCCGGGCGCGGGTCGCCCTGGTCAAGCGGGTGGCGCAGGGGGAAGGCGTGTCCTACGGCCACGAGTGGATCGCCCCGCACGACACCACCGTGGCCCTGATTCCCGCCGGATACGCCGACGGTGTTCCCCGCGGTCTCGGTGGCCGCATCGCGCTGCGGATCGGGGATGCGGACTATCCGAATATCGGCCGGGTCTGCATGGATCAGCTGGTCGTGGATCTGGGCGAGAATCCGCACCGTGTCCGCGAGGGCGATCGCGCGGTGCTGTTCGGCGGCGCGCCCGGAGATCCGCACGCACAGCAATGGGCCGACCTGATGCACACCATCCACTACGAGATCGTGTGTTCCCCCCGCGGTCGAGTCGTGCGAGGCTATAGCGGACAGGCAGGGGTGGTGTGA
- a CDS encoding SDR family oxidoreductase, with product MSKVWFITGVSRGFGREWAVAALERGDRVAGTARKLDTLDDLVTAYPDTFLPLPLDVTDRAGDFAAVAEAAQHFGRLDVVVNNAGYGHFGMIEELTEDEIRAQLETNVFGALWVTQAALPILRAQGSGHILQVSSIGGISAFPNLGAYHASKWALEGFSQSLAAEVAGFGIHVTLIEPGGFSTDWAGPSSVHSTENPAYAEVREARNRTRSAQRAGEPTATRAAILALVDADQPPLRLFLGTAPLQIATADYESRLASWREWEPVSKAAQGE from the coding sequence ATGAGCAAGGTCTGGTTCATCACCGGCGTCTCGCGCGGATTCGGTCGCGAATGGGCGGTGGCCGCCCTGGAACGCGGCGATCGGGTCGCCGGTACCGCCCGCAAACTGGACACACTCGACGATCTGGTCACCGCCTATCCCGATACGTTCCTGCCGCTGCCACTCGATGTCACCGATCGCGCCGGAGATTTCGCCGCTGTCGCCGAGGCGGCACAGCACTTCGGGCGTCTCGACGTCGTCGTCAACAATGCGGGGTACGGCCATTTCGGCATGATCGAGGAACTCACCGAGGACGAGATCCGCGCACAGCTCGAGACCAATGTGTTCGGCGCCCTCTGGGTCACCCAGGCAGCCCTGCCGATCCTGCGCGCACAGGGCAGCGGGCACATCCTCCAGGTGTCGAGCATCGGCGGGATCAGCGCCTTCCCCAACCTGGGCGCCTACCACGCGTCGAAATGGGCGCTGGAAGGGTTCTCGCAGTCGCTGGCCGCGGAGGTCGCCGGTTTCGGCATCCACGTCACACTGATCGAACCGGGCGGGTTCAGCACCGACTGGGCCGGCCCCTCCTCGGTGCACAGCACGGAGAATCCGGCCTATGCCGAGGTGCGGGAGGCACGCAACCGCACCCGTTCGGCGCAGCGGGCCGGCGAGCCGACCGCCACCCGGGCGGCGATCCTCGCCCTGGTCGACGCCGATCAGCCGCCGCTGCGGCTGTTCCTGGGTACCGCTCCGTTGCAGATCGCGACCGCCGACTACGAGTCGCGGCTGGCGTCCTGGCGGGAATGGGAGCCGGTTTCCAAGGCGGCACAGGGCGAATGA